A genomic segment from Chloroflexi bacterium ADurb.Bin180 encodes:
- a CDS encoding Yip1 domain protein — MLDRIMRIIKLDFSVFKEIESDPQATKQAAIIVAVASVLSGIGAAAGAARPANGFVSELIGGFIGWFVWSYVSQFVGRMLYQSKGSLNEVLRVVGYANAPRLLGILGIIPCVGWIGSLAGGILALVAGVLAIREGLDLDSTQAIIVTVVGWLALMLVAFIIASVLGVGSALGGMVSGR; from the coding sequence ATGCTCGACCGAATTATGCGCATTATCAAGTTGGATTTCTCCGTATTCAAGGAGATCGAGTCAGATCCGCAGGCGACGAAGCAGGCGGCCATTATCGTGGCGGTGGCCAGTGTGCTGTCCGGCATTGGCGCCGCCGCAGGCGCGGCTCGACCGGCCAACGGTTTTGTCTCGGAACTGATCGGCGGTTTCATTGGTTGGTTCGTCTGGTCTTACGTCTCCCAGTTCGTGGGCCGTATGCTCTACCAGAGCAAGGGCTCACTCAACGAAGTGCTGCGTGTGGTCGGCTATGCCAACGCACCCCGTCTGCTGGGCATTCTGGGCATTATCCCGTGCGTGGGCTGGATCGGCTCACTGGCCGGTGGTATCCTGGCTCTGGTTGCCGGCGTACTGGCCATCCGCGAGGGGTTGGACCTCGATAGCACGCAGGCCATCATCGTGACTGTGGTCGGCTGGCTTGCCCTGATGTTGGTAGCTTTCATCATCGCCAGCGTTCTGGGGGTTGGATCAGCTCTCGGGGGGATGGTCTCCGGGCGCTAG
- the glpQ1_1 gene encoding putative glycerophosphoryl diester phosphodiesterase 1 produces the protein MILEIVAHRGAHEKLPENTLAAFQQAAVMDADMVEMDVRLTRDHVPVICHYYALPDRLGLPGCVFEYTLSKMRQAEEKLQATDSTGSIAILREVLESLTGRVGLEIEVKGPEPECVEIISATQLDYRRFWDTMELTSYEPALLLALSERCPGLASDLLYPPSEPWKTLDIVAYEAKHLGRLARARAVHLHHGQLSEQVVASLYAFSLETHVWGVNDVSALQLCRDLGLKRVCTDQLTMALDWRSEAAA, from the coding sequence GTGATCCTGGAAATCGTGGCACACCGGGGTGCGCACGAGAAGCTGCCGGAGAACACGCTGGCTGCGTTCCAGCAGGCAGCGGTGATGGATGCCGATATGGTCGAAATGGACGTCAGGCTGACCCGCGACCACGTGCCGGTGATCTGCCACTATTATGCGCTTCCAGATAGGCTAGGGCTGCCTGGCTGTGTGTTCGAGTACACGCTGTCCAAGATGAGGCAGGCTGAAGAGAAGCTCCAGGCTACTGACAGCACAGGGAGCATTGCCATCCTCAGGGAGGTCTTGGAGTCACTCACCGGCCGTGTCGGACTCGAGATCGAGGTCAAAGGGCCCGAGCCGGAGTGCGTCGAGATCATCTCCGCAACGCAGCTCGACTACCGCCGTTTCTGGGATACGATGGAGTTGACTTCATACGAGCCGGCGTTGCTTCTGGCGCTGTCGGAGCGCTGCCCCGGCCTGGCTTCGGACCTGCTCTATCCTCCATCAGAGCCCTGGAAGACGCTCGATATCGTGGCCTATGAGGCAAAACACCTGGGCAGACTGGCCAGGGCCAGGGCCGTGCACCTCCACCACGGCCAGCTCTCGGAGCAGGTGGTGGCAAGCCTCTATGCCTTTAGCTTGGAAACGCACGTCTGGGGAGTGAATGACGTCAGCGCCCTGCAACTCTGCCGTGACCTGGGCCTGAAGCGAGTCTGCACGGATCAACTGACCATGGCTCTTGACTGGCGGTCCGAGGCTGCAGCTTGA
- a CDS encoding Prenyltransferase and squalene oxidase repeat protein, whose amino-acid sequence MWSPCDDQSAVVNWLLRPEDPSIRLLSLRHLMGLPSDDPGVQEASVAVVDSPLVKRILSRQNADGSWGKSANPYLPKYKSSYWTLMLLGHLAVPYGNEPVRRAVDHILTFQQPCGGFATYEEDNARVEYEFAVKREAARGKPAPDEQSFLENLLREMTLSCLTGNVVSALVRLGYGRLPEAARAVDWLIQIQNADGGWLCPYWSAHLRDKHSCFYGTISALEALAEMLRLRPSTRLRQAADRGAEFLLLHRLYRADHHDWQPINPQWLRLSFPWFYGYSILRGLWVLGLLGCCDERAQDALSVLLERRTPDGRWILEHSPYGRMAANLEKVGQPSKWVTLHALWAVRNLTSGASSH is encoded by the coding sequence ATGTGGTCTCCGTGCGACGACCAGAGTGCAGTGGTGAACTGGCTGCTGCGGCCGGAAGACCCATCGATTCGGTTGCTGAGCCTCAGGCATCTGATGGGTCTGCCGTCTGATGATCCAGGTGTGCAGGAGGCAAGCGTTGCGGTCGTTGACTCACCACTTGTCAAACGAATCCTCTCGCGCCAGAACGCAGACGGAAGCTGGGGCAAGTCCGCAAACCCCTACCTGCCCAAGTACAAATCCAGCTACTGGACGTTGATGTTGCTCGGCCATCTCGCCGTGCCATATGGCAACGAACCGGTTCGGCGAGCGGTCGACCACATCCTTACTTTCCAGCAGCCCTGTGGCGGCTTTGCCACCTACGAAGAAGACAACGCCAGGGTAGAATACGAATTCGCCGTCAAGCGCGAGGCAGCCCGCGGCAAACCGGCTCCTGATGAACAAAGTTTCCTCGAGAACCTTCTGCGCGAGATGACGCTCTCCTGCCTCACCGGCAATGTGGTCTCGGCGTTGGTGCGTCTGGGCTACGGGCGACTGCCTGAGGCTGCGCGAGCGGTCGATTGGCTGATTCAGATCCAGAATGCCGACGGGGGCTGGCTGTGCCCCTACTGGTCGGCCCACCTCCGCGACAAGCACTCCTGCTTCTATGGCACCATCAGCGCGCTGGAGGCCCTGGCAGAGATGCTGCGGCTGAGGCCATCAACCAGACTGCGCCAGGCAGCGGACCGCGGCGCCGAGTTCCTGCTGCTGCACCGCCTCTATCGCGCAGACCACCACGACTGGCAACCGATCAACCCACAGTGGCTCAGACTCTCCTTCCCGTGGTTCTATGGCTACAGCATCCTGCGCGGACTGTGGGTGCTCGGCTTGCTGGGCTGCTGCGACGAACGAGCTCAGGATGCCCTCTCAGTCCTCCTTGAACGCCGCACTCCCGATGGTCGCTGGATCCTGGAGCATTCGCCCTATGGGCGGATGGCAGCCAATCTGGAGAAGGTCGGCCAGCCCAGCAAGTGGGTGACCCTGCACGCGCTGTGGGCGGTGCGTAACCTCACGAGTGGTGCATCCTCGCATTAA
- a CDS encoding hypothetical protein (Transcriptional repressor SmtB homolog), with amino-acid sequence MTEADLDHCEVEAIHPSVVRQAQEQMLDEPTATRLAELFQALGDPTRVRVLSALCVGELCVCDLAATLAMSQSAISHQLRVLRQLRLVKRRKMGQMVFYSLDDEHVSSLFSEGLDHVRHPPAVSAC; translated from the coding sequence ATGACCGAGGCCGATCTCGACCATTGTGAAGTGGAGGCCATCCATCCGTCCGTGGTTCGCCAGGCCCAAGAGCAAATGCTCGATGAGCCGACGGCCACCCGCTTGGCCGAGCTCTTTCAGGCGCTGGGCGATCCCACCCGCGTGCGCGTCCTTTCGGCGCTCTGCGTGGGCGAACTGTGCGTGTGCGACCTGGCCGCAACCCTCGCGATGAGCCAGTCCGCCATCTCGCACCAGTTGCGAGTCCTGCGGCAGCTCAGGCTGGTCAAGCGGCGCAAGATGGGGCAGATGGTCTTTTATTCGTTGGACGACGAACATGTGTCGTCTCTGTTCAGTGAAGGCCTCGATCACGTCCGGCACCCACCGGCGGTGAGCGCGTGCTGA
- the cadA gene encoding putative cadmium-transporting ATPase, with amino-acid sequence MTQHITLPIKGLDCADCARALEGGVAQLEGVVHPVLNFASSSLAVEYDPARVSLGSVMKRIKELGYDVAGETLTFQLEGLDCADCAAKLQQAAANVPGVLSAQVNFVTAEMHLLVLPRQAVEQAVFGLASEMGYRVRTAAETDRLTRDEPRSNWRIWLYERRRTVLTVLSGSFLVLALVAGRLDWNPILVSGLFALAMLCGGVYIARSGWAALRTTHTLDMNMLMTIAAIGAAAIGEWAEGASAMFLFSLGNTLEAMTMDRARSAIRRLIALSPREATRVHGDHADRVPVEQLAVGDLIEVKPGERVAMDGAIEQGRSSVDQSPVTGESVPVDVQPGSPVYAGSINGQGALLVRVTRLASDNTLSRIVQMVQEAQGRRAPAQRFVDTFARYYTPAVIALAAGVAVLPPLISGAPFLTWLYRALVLLVISCPCALVISTPVAIVSAISSAARKGVLVKGGMYLESIAKVRAVAFDKTGTLTEGRPAVVDIVPLGSVPSLPGLAQEPTNPADRVLTVAAAIDVHSQHPVARAIQAEARTRGLALPQTSEYQQLVGFGGQARFDGSIYYIGNHALFTDRVPHAEEVCGLVEKLEAEGKTVVLVGSPDGVLGVISVADRVRPSSPAVLKELKHLGVSHTVLLTGDNQRTAQAIGRAVGVDEIRAGLMPQDKVEAVEQVLKDYGSTVMVGDGVNDAPAMARASVGVAMGAAGTDAALETADIVLMSDDLTRVPYVMRLGRSTIRHIQQNIALSLLIKGVFLALALMGRATLWMAVFADMGTSLIVTLNGMRLLRAK; translated from the coding sequence ATGACACAACACATCACTCTTCCCATCAAAGGTTTGGACTGCGCAGACTGCGCCAGGGCGCTCGAAGGCGGTGTCGCCCAGCTTGAAGGTGTGGTGCATCCTGTCCTCAACTTTGCCTCCTCATCGCTGGCCGTAGAGTACGACCCGGCCCGCGTCTCTCTGGGCAGCGTGATGAAGCGGATCAAAGAGCTCGGCTACGACGTTGCGGGCGAAACCCTGACCTTTCAACTGGAAGGCCTCGACTGCGCAGACTGTGCTGCCAAGCTGCAGCAAGCCGCAGCGAACGTTCCCGGTGTGCTCAGCGCCCAGGTCAACTTTGTCACCGCCGAGATGCACTTGCTTGTTCTACCCCGTCAGGCAGTGGAGCAGGCCGTCTTCGGGCTTGCGTCAGAGATGGGCTATCGGGTCCGCACAGCCGCCGAGACTGACAGGCTAACGCGTGACGAGCCCAGGTCGAACTGGCGCATCTGGCTGTACGAACGGAGACGAACGGTCCTGACGGTGCTATCAGGCTCGTTCCTTGTATTGGCGCTCGTGGCCGGGCGCCTGGATTGGAACCCAATCCTGGTCAGCGGTCTCTTCGCTCTGGCCATGTTGTGTGGTGGTGTCTACATCGCCCGCAGCGGATGGGCGGCCCTCAGGACCACGCACACCCTCGACATGAACATGCTGATGACCATTGCTGCCATCGGCGCAGCGGCCATTGGCGAGTGGGCCGAGGGTGCCTCAGCGATGTTCCTGTTCTCGCTGGGCAACACGCTCGAAGCGATGACTATGGACCGGGCCAGAAGTGCCATCCGCAGGTTGATTGCCCTGTCTCCCCGAGAGGCTACGAGGGTACACGGCGACCACGCTGACCGGGTTCCGGTCGAGCAGCTTGCGGTGGGCGACCTGATCGAGGTCAAGCCCGGAGAGCGCGTGGCGATGGACGGAGCCATCGAACAGGGCCGCTCTTCGGTCGACCAGTCCCCCGTCACTGGCGAGTCGGTGCCCGTCGATGTGCAGCCCGGGTCGCCCGTCTATGCTGGCTCGATCAACGGGCAGGGTGCCCTGCTGGTTCGAGTGACCAGACTGGCCAGCGACAACACGCTCTCGCGCATCGTGCAGATGGTCCAAGAGGCGCAGGGCAGACGAGCGCCGGCACAGCGCTTTGTTGATACCTTTGCCCGCTACTACACACCTGCGGTGATCGCCCTGGCGGCAGGGGTCGCCGTCCTGCCTCCACTGATATCCGGTGCGCCCTTCCTGACCTGGCTCTACCGCGCACTGGTGCTCCTGGTGATCTCGTGCCCGTGTGCGCTGGTCATATCAACTCCTGTAGCCATCGTCAGTGCCATCTCGAGCGCTGCTCGTAAGGGCGTGCTGGTCAAAGGCGGAATGTACCTCGAATCCATCGCCAAGGTGCGCGCCGTGGCCTTTGACAAGACCGGCACGCTGACCGAAGGCAGGCCGGCGGTCGTCGATATCGTGCCTCTGGGCAGCGTACCTTCCCTCCCGGGGCTGGCTCAAGAACCGACAAACCCCGCCGACCGGGTGCTCACGGTAGCGGCGGCCATCGATGTGCATTCGCAACATCCCGTGGCCAGAGCCATCCAGGCGGAGGCCCGCACCAGGGGGCTTGCTCTTCCTCAGACCAGTGAGTACCAGCAACTGGTCGGCTTTGGCGGTCAGGCGCGCTTTGACGGCAGCATCTACTACATCGGCAACCATGCCCTGTTCACCGACCGAGTTCCTCACGCCGAGGAAGTGTGCGGTTTGGTAGAAAAGCTCGAGGCGGAGGGCAAGACCGTTGTGCTAGTTGGGTCTCCGGACGGTGTGCTGGGTGTCATCAGCGTTGCCGACCGAGTACGGCCGTCCAGCCCGGCAGTGCTGAAAGAGCTGAAGCATTTGGGTGTGAGCCACACGGTGCTTCTGACCGGCGACAACCAGCGCACAGCTCAGGCGATCGGTCGGGCAGTCGGCGTGGATGAGATCCGTGCCGGGTTGATGCCTCAGGACAAGGTCGAGGCAGTGGAGCAGGTTCTGAAGGACTATGGCAGCACGGTGATGGTGGGCGACGGAGTGAACGACGCCCCGGCCATGGCCAGGGCCTCGGTGGGCGTGGCGATGGGTGCGGCCGGCACCGACGCCGCACTGGAGACGGCGGACATCGTGCTGATGTCCGACGACCTGACCCGGGTGCCCTACGTCATGCGATTGGGCAGGAGCACCATCCGCCACATTCAGCAGAACATCGCCCTATCACTGCTGATCAAGGGTGTGTTCCTTGCCCTCGCCCTGATGGGCAGGGCGACCCTGTGGATGGCTGTGTTCGCTGATATGGGCACGTCGTTGATCGTCACCCTGAACGGCATGCGACTGCTCCGCGCAAAGTAG
- a CDS encoding Transglutaminase-like superfamily protein produces MTTPSLETLAYYSCSGDHSAPGEFSSCLDGLPRDTGLLTATLQHTLIHVLETWRYGAQIPAERRGEVEIGDARGILARAFDLDSRPLTEPRPPGRRVVTTCHDYAVLLCAILRYQGRPARPRAGFARYLNQTMWVDHWLCEVWSPESARWHRVDAQLDSVQRAGYAISFDPNDVPTEDYRTGAEAWLSCRMGHLAAEQFGFLRWRGWGYLRHVLLRDAFALTKHEGLSWVAMGIPLADEAQVTERDRRLLDELAQAACGLESAPVARLCEQIKVTGRPPDVLPWSLADVT; encoded by the coding sequence GTGACCACACCCAGCCTCGAAACTCTGGCCTATTACTCCTGTTCTGGAGACCACAGTGCTCCCGGAGAGTTCTCGTCTTGCCTGGATGGGCTGCCTCGAGATACGGGCCTCCTGACGGCCACGCTGCAACATACGCTCATCCACGTGCTTGAGACCTGGCGCTATGGCGCTCAGATTCCAGCGGAGCGCCGGGGCGAGGTCGAGATTGGCGATGCTCGGGGCATACTGGCGAGGGCATTCGACCTCGACTCGCGTCCGCTGACCGAGCCGCGGCCGCCTGGGCGACGTGTGGTCACTACCTGCCACGACTATGCCGTCCTGCTCTGCGCGATTCTCCGCTATCAGGGCCGCCCGGCGAGGCCACGCGCTGGTTTTGCTCGCTATCTGAACCAGACTATGTGGGTCGATCACTGGCTTTGCGAGGTCTGGTCCCCAGAGAGCGCTCGCTGGCACAGAGTGGACGCCCAGCTTGATTCGGTCCAGCGCGCTGGCTATGCGATCTCTTTTGATCCCAACGACGTACCTACGGAAGACTACCGCACCGGCGCTGAAGCGTGGCTATCGTGCCGGATGGGCCATCTCGCTGCGGAGCAGTTCGGCTTTCTACGCTGGCGAGGATGGGGCTACCTGCGCCACGTTCTGCTGCGCGACGCATTTGCGCTGACCAAGCACGAAGGCCTGTCCTGGGTGGCCATGGGCATTCCGCTGGCAGACGAAGCACAAGTGACGGAGCGCGACCGGCGCCTGCTTGATGAGCTCGCGCAAGCCGCCTGTGGTCTGGAGTCGGCACCGGTTGCCCGCCTTTGCGAGCAGATCAAGGTTACTGGTCGACCCCCGGATGTGCTGCCCTGGTCCCTGGCCGATGTGACCTGA
- a CDS encoding putative Mg(2+) transport ATPase, with translation MSPLEWTLFFKAATAAAAGFAIGREREAHGSPAGDRTLALVALGAAALTGLGMFAFPDHVARIIAGVITGVGFLGTGVIMRDGSGVVRGLTSAACIWTVAAVGVVIGAGHYWLGLALAGLVMLLLLCDRLPMTKPADPAHQPEFRGRQDALSPSDQSPPATG, from the coding sequence ATGTCACCCCTTGAGTGGACCCTCTTCTTCAAGGCCGCGACTGCTGCTGCGGCTGGCTTCGCCATCGGTCGAGAACGTGAGGCCCACGGCTCGCCCGCCGGTGACCGGACACTAGCCCTGGTGGCTCTTGGGGCGGCGGCGCTGACGGGGCTGGGCATGTTCGCCTTCCCCGACCACGTGGCCCGCATCATTGCCGGCGTGATCACCGGAGTTGGCTTTCTTGGCACGGGTGTGATCATGCGCGATGGCAGCGGGGTGGTTCGTGGTCTTACCAGCGCCGCCTGCATTTGGACCGTAGCCGCGGTCGGGGTAGTCATCGGCGCAGGGCATTACTGGCTCGGCCTGGCATTGGCCGGGTTGGTCATGCTCCTCCTGCTGTGCGACAGGTTACCCATGACAAAGCCAGCGGATCCGGCACACCAGCCAGAGTTCCGCGGGCGACAAGATGCTCTCTCACCGAGCGATCAGTCCCCGCCGGCAACGGGTTGA
- the ogt_2 gene encoding Methylated-DNA--protein-cysteine methyltransferase: MNQIAQRFTRVPTRFGELVLLWTPESHRPLVREILLPTPRAAALALQLGPECESGPGEHPDLFRLVEQLAAFCAGVPVDFSLDNLDLTQCRPFHKRVLLADFAIPRGSVTTYGLLARYVGAPGAARAVGSAMANNPFPLVIPCHRTIGSDGRLRGFGGGLPMKRSLLEMEGIELSPAGRVVNPRWYYLG; encoded by the coding sequence ATGAACCAGATTGCGCAACGATTCACGCGCGTACCTACTCGCTTTGGCGAGCTAGTGCTCCTCTGGACGCCAGAGTCCCACCGGCCGCTCGTGCGGGAGATACTGCTGCCGACTCCTCGAGCAGCCGCCCTGGCTCTGCAGCTAGGCCCCGAGTGCGAGAGCGGACCTGGCGAACACCCGGACCTTTTCCGCCTCGTAGAACAGCTTGCGGCGTTCTGCGCTGGGGTGCCGGTTGATTTCTCGTTGGACAACCTGGACCTGACGCAGTGCCGACCATTCCACAAGCGGGTATTGTTAGCCGATTTCGCCATCCCTCGCGGCTCCGTGACCACCTATGGTCTCTTGGCCCGTTATGTGGGCGCGCCGGGGGCAGCGCGTGCGGTAGGCTCCGCTATGGCCAACAATCCGTTTCCCCTGGTGATCCCCTGCCACAGGACTATCGGCTCGGACGGTCGCCTCCGCGGATTTGGCGGCGGGCTACCGATGAAACGATCGTTGCTCGAAATGGAGGGTATCGAGCTAAGCCCTGCTGGACGAGTGGTCAACCCCAGGTGGTACTACCTTGGCTGA
- the lysDH gene encoding Lysine 6-dehydrogenase, with the protein MRVCVLGAGMVGSAIIADLAQDKNLEVLAIDRDQAALDRVRQRAPLLSRAVQADLGQVGDVPTLVKDADLVVSAVPGHLGTRTLEAVIRAGKNVVDISFSPEDPFLLDDLACTLGVTAVVDCGVAPGLCNIIAGYVSGQLEVTDRYECYVGGLPEVRVKPYEYRVVFSAVDVLEEYTRPARFRENGQPVTRPALSDVEQLDMPGVGTLEAFNTDGLRSLLHTLPIPTMREKTLRYPGHAALMQVLRDSGFFSTTPVELRGASVAPMDLTSRLLFHQWRMPAGERDLTVMLVRLDGQASGRRVRREFYLLDRFDDASQTTSMARTTGYTCSLVARLVLCGQFARRGICPPEFIGQTPGCFDWLRQEYEKRGIWLTESTRQL; encoded by the coding sequence ATGAGAGTGTGTGTCCTTGGCGCGGGCATGGTGGGCAGCGCGATCATTGCCGACCTGGCGCAGGATAAGAACCTTGAGGTTTTGGCGATTGATCGAGATCAGGCCGCGCTGGACCGAGTACGGCAGCGAGCACCCCTGCTGAGTCGGGCAGTCCAGGCAGACCTTGGCCAGGTGGGCGACGTGCCCACACTGGTCAAGGACGCGGACCTCGTGGTCTCGGCCGTACCGGGCCATCTGGGGACCCGCACCCTGGAGGCCGTCATCCGGGCTGGCAAGAACGTGGTCGACATCTCCTTCAGTCCCGAGGATCCCTTCCTTCTTGATGATCTCGCCTGCACGCTTGGTGTCACCGCGGTCGTGGATTGCGGCGTAGCTCCGGGCCTGTGCAACATCATCGCCGGTTACGTCTCTGGCCAGCTAGAGGTCACTGACCGTTATGAGTGTTATGTGGGGGGTCTGCCCGAGGTCCGGGTGAAGCCATACGAATACCGGGTCGTCTTTTCGGCGGTGGACGTATTGGAGGAGTACACTCGGCCCGCGCGATTCAGAGAGAACGGCCAGCCGGTCACGCGTCCCGCTCTCTCCGACGTCGAGCAGCTCGACATGCCTGGCGTGGGCACGCTCGAGGCCTTTAACACGGACGGCCTGCGTTCACTGCTGCACACTCTCCCTATCCCCACCATGCGGGAGAAAACGCTGCGTTACCCGGGCCATGCCGCGCTGATGCAGGTCCTGCGCGACAGCGGCTTCTTCAGCACCACACCCGTTGAGCTCCGCGGCGCGAGCGTGGCGCCGATGGATCTGACGTCCCGTCTGCTGTTCCACCAGTGGCGAATGCCGGCGGGAGAACGCGACCTCACCGTCATGCTCGTCCGGCTGGATGGCCAGGCCAGCGGCCGCCGCGTTCGGCGCGAGTTCTACCTGCTCGACCGTTTTGACGATGCCAGTCAGACCACGTCGATGGCCCGCACCACGGGCTACACCTGCTCCCTGGTAGCGCGTCTGGTGCTTTGCGGCCAGTTCGCACGGCGCGGCATCTGCCCTCCCGAATTCATCGGACAGACGCCCGGTTGCTTTGACTGGCTCAGGCAGGAGTACGAGAAGCGCGGCATCTGGTTGACCGAGTCAACCCGCCAGCTCTAG
- the dppA_2 gene encoding D-aminopeptidase produces MVKVYISADIEGITGVTHWDETDLQKEESKAAREQMTAEVAAACEGALSAGAQDVWVKDSHDTGRNIIAARLPREVRLVRGWTGHPFSMVQELNESFSAVVMVGYHSRAGAATNPLAHTMSGQIALLTLNGHPASEFTLHSYVAASLGIPVAFLSGDKGLCDEAALLNSHITTVPVKEGIGEATVNLHPEVAVGRIREGVALALKGDLSLCRLPVPQRFVMQVRYKQASRAHQMGFYPGARQMDEAMVEYAHENYFEVLRFLLFAT; encoded by the coding sequence ATGGTGAAAGTCTACATAAGTGCAGACATTGAAGGCATTACCGGCGTCACACACTGGGACGAAACGGACCTGCAGAAGGAGGAAAGCAAGGCCGCTCGGGAGCAGATGACAGCCGAGGTTGCTGCTGCCTGCGAGGGGGCGCTGTCGGCGGGAGCGCAGGACGTGTGGGTCAAGGACTCGCACGATACAGGGCGCAACATTATTGCCGCGCGGCTGCCGCGCGAGGTGCGGCTGGTCCGTGGCTGGACGGGGCACCCGTTCAGCATGGTTCAGGAGCTGAACGAGTCTTTCTCGGCCGTGGTGATGGTTGGCTACCATTCTCGGGCCGGGGCAGCAACCAATCCGCTGGCACACACCATGTCCGGGCAGATCGCTCTGCTGACACTCAACGGGCATCCGGCGTCCGAGTTCACGTTGCACTCCTATGTTGCGGCCTCTCTGGGTATACCGGTTGCATTTCTCTCGGGCGACAAGGGACTATGCGACGAGGCGGCGTTGCTCAACTCGCACATCACGACAGTGCCGGTGAAGGAAGGCATCGGTGAGGCAACGGTGAACCTGCACCCCGAGGTCGCCGTGGGGCGGATCAGGGAGGGGGTCGCCCTGGCGCTCAAAGGTGACCTGTCCCTGTGTCGGCTTCCTGTTCCGCAGCGGTTCGTGATGCAGGTGCGCTACAAGCAGGCATCTCGGGCGCACCAGATGGGGTTCTATCCTGGCGCGAGGCAGATGGACGAAGCAATGGTCGAGTATGCTCACGAGAACTACTTTGAGGTGCTGCGCTTTTTGCTCTTTGCCACCTAG